In Cydia pomonella isolate Wapato2018A chromosome 1, ilCydPomo1, whole genome shotgun sequence, one genomic interval encodes:
- the LOC133516253 gene encoding uncharacterized protein LOC133516253: MRAFVVLACVALAYGRPEPPVGYSYSAPARAPSGSYGAPSLGGHSSGGISLGGHAGGISLGGHSGGLSLGGGHSGGLSFGGGHSSGGHSLGGGSIGGGSFGGDSGFGGGYAGGYSGAPLVQKHIYVHVPPPEPVEHHAPRISPVAPPQKHYKIIFIKAPTPPTPTAPIIPVQPQNEEKTLVYVLVKKPEEQPDIVIPTPAPTQPSKPEVYFIKYQTQKESGAIGGGAIGGGAIGGGLGGGVGGGDLEGISISSGDAGIGGGSAHGGADISADFGATGGDNSGSDGGHGGHSGQGGATSAQYGPPGHVAGPLH; the protein is encoded by the exons ATGCGCGCTTTTGTG GTACTCGCCTGTGTGGCGTTGGCCTACGGTCGGCCTGAGCCGCCGGTCGGCTATAGCTACTCGGCCCCCGCCCGCGCACCGTCCGGCAGTTATGGAGCTCCTTCCCTTGGAGGACACTCCAGCGGGGGAATCTCTCTGGGAGGACACGCCGGTGGAATTTCTCTCGGTGGCCATTCTGGAGGTCTGTCGTTAGGCGGCGGTCACTCTGGAGGTCTATCGTTCGGCGGCGGCCACTCGTCTGGAGGACACTCACTCGGTGGCGGCAGCATCGGCGGTGGCTCATTCGGCGGTGACTCTGGTTTCGGTGGTGGCTACGCCGGCGGCTACTCCGGTGCTCCTTTGGTTCAAAAACACATCTACGTCCATGTTCCTCCTCCAGAACCCGTCGAGCACCACGCTCCTAGGATTTCTCCGGTGGCTCCTCCTCAGAAACACTACAAAATCATCTTCATCAAAGCCCCGACTCCCCCCACCCCCACCGCTCCCATTATTCCCGTGCAGCCTCAGAACGAAGAGAAGACCCTGGTTTACGTGTTGGTTAAGAAACCCGAAGAACAACCCGATATCGTTATCCCCACCCCAGCCCCGACACAGCCTTCCAAACCCGAAGTTTActttatcaaatatcaaacccAGAAGGAATCTGGTGCCATCGGTGGTGGTGCTATCGGCGGCGGTGCTATTGGCGGTGGTCTTGGCGGTGGAGTCGGCGGAGGTGACTTGGAAGGCATCTCTATCTCCAGCGGCGATGCCGGTATCGGCGGCGGCAGCGCCCATGGTGGGGCTGATATCAGCGCTGACTTTGGCGCCACTGGTGGTGACAACAGTGGATCCGACGGTGGTCACGGCGGTCACAGTGGTCAGGGTGGTGCTACCAGCGCTCAATATGGTCCTCCCGGTCATGTAGCTGGTCCTCTTCATTAG